One Streptomyces umbrinus genomic window, GGCGTCCCGGGGCCTCAGTCCCAGTCGGGCCCGTCCTACTCCCCCGGGGCCACCAGCCCCGATTCGTACGCGAAGACCACCGCCTGGGCGCGGTCGCGCAGGTCGAGCTTGGTGAGGACGCGGCTCACGTGCGTCTTCACCGTCTGCTCGGCCAGCACCAGCGTCTCCGCGATCTCCGAGTTGGACTGGCCTCGGGCCACCAGGGTGAGGACCTCGGTTTCACGTTCCGTCAGTGCCTTGAGCCGCAGCGCGGGCTTGCCTCGGCCCGCGGGACGTTGCCGGGCGAAGTCCGCGATGAGGCGGCGCGTCACGGAGGGGGCGAGCAGCGCGTCGCCCGAGGCCACGACGCGTACCGCCGCGATGAGGTCGGCCGGCGGCGCGTCCTTCAGCAGGAAGCCGCTCGCGCCCGCCCGCAGCGCCTCGTAGACGTAGTCGTCGACGTCGAACGTGGTGAGCATCAGCACGCGTGGCCGGTGCGTCACGCCCGGCGGGGGTGCGAGGAGGCGGCGCGCGGCCTCCAGGCCGTCCATCTCGGGCATACGGACGTCCATCAGTACGACGTCGGGATGGGTGCTCCGGCTCAGCTCGACGCCCTGCGCACCGTTGGGGGCCTCGCCCACCACGTCGATGTCGCTCTGGGCGGCCAGCAGCGCGGCGAAGCCGGCCCGCACCATGGCCTGGTCGTCGACGATGATGACGCGCGTGGTCACGTGAAGTCCTTTTCGGTCAGGGGAAGTTGGGCGGCCACCCGGAAGCCGCCGCCCGGCAGCGGCCCCGCGTCGAGGGTGCCGCCGACGAGCCGCACCCGCTCGCGCATACCGACGAGGCCGTGCCCGGTGCCGCCCTCCTCGAGCGGCGCGGCGGGCGGCTCGGGCGACGGCCCGTTGACCACGAGAACGGTGAGCCGCGCACTGTCCTCCGAACCTGACTCGGACTCGGACTCGGACACGGACTCCGACAACGACACCTGTGTCGGAGCGCCCGGCGCGTGCCGCACGACGTTCGCGAGGGCCTCCTGGACGATGCGGTACGCGGAGAGGCCCACCGCCTCGGGCACGTCGGCGTCGCAAGGGGTGAACTCCACCGGCACGCCAGCCCTTGCCGTCGCCTCCACCAGCTGCCCGATCCGCGTCAGGCCCGGCTGGGGCGCGAGTTCGCCGTTCGCCTCCTCGTTCCGCAGCACGCCGAGGAGCCGTCGCATCTCGCCGAGCGACTCGCGCGAGGTCGCCGCGATGGACGTGAACTCCTCCTGCACGTCCGGCGGGAGCCGTTCCAGGCGGTACGCCGCGGTGTCCGCCTGCACCGTGATGACGGACATGTGGTGCGCCACCACGTCGTGCAGCTCACGCGCGATACGGGCGCGCTCCTCCAGCAGCGTCCGCCGGTCTCGCTCGGCCTCGCTGATCGTCTCCTGCTCGGCCAGCCTGCGCTGCGCGTCGTACCGCTCGCGGAGCGCACCGCCGAGCACGAGTACGACGCCGCTGAGAATGGTGAGCAGTACGTTCATGGCGCTCGCGCCGTTGGGCGCGAAGAACCCCAGGCCGACGTTCGCGGCCGCCGTGGCCAGCCACACCAGCAGCAGCGTTCGGCGCGGCTCGCGGAGGCCGAGGGCGAGGCAGAGACCGACGTATCCGACGATCTCCATGGGCGGGAACGGCCACAGGAGCTGCTCTTTGAAGTCGACGGTGAGCAGGGCGAGCGCTCCGGCCACGTCCGCGGCGAAGATCACGTACCAGGCCTGCAGCGGGCGGACGACGGCGAGCAGCAGTGGTGCCGCCTGCGCGACGGCCAGCGCGCTCGCGATGCCGCCGTTCAGGCCGTAGTCGGCGGTGAGCACCTGGATGGTGGTGGGCAGCAGGGCGACGCTCAGCACGAACGCCACGGCCCACGGCAGCAGCCGTACCCACCGACGCGAAGCCCCCGCGAGCAGCGCGCGCGGGGGTTCCTCCTCCACTGAGGTCATGGGCCCCAGCCTATGTGAGGCGGGACGACGTCAGGAGACGCGCAACTGCCGGGCCGACTTGGCGGAACCGCGGTCACCGAGACCGCCGAACCCGTGAATGGCTCCTGTCGGAGCGCAGCGGTTCTCCCACTTCGTGCATGTGCCGCAGGGCCTGGCGGTAGGAGTCGATGAGGCCGGTCTCCGCGTAGGGGATTCCGAGGTCGCGGCAGTGGGCCTTCACCATGGACTGGGCGAGCCTCAGGTGGGGGCGGGGCATGCTCGGGAACAGGTGGTGCTCGATCTGGTAGTTGAGGCCGCCGAGGAACCAGTCGGTGAGGACGCTGCCCCTGATGTTGCGGGACGTGAGGACCTGGCGTCGCAGGTGTCCCCACTTCTCGCCGTCGGGGTCGGGCATGTCCATCCCCTTGTGGTTGGGCGCGAAGGCCATGCCCAGGTGCAGCCCGAACAGGGCTTGATGGAGCGCCGTGAAGACGAGTGCGTGCGCGAGCGGCATGGTCGTCAGGAGCAGGGTGACGTACCCGGCGATGTGGGCGACGAGGAGCGCGCCCTCCACCAGGCGCTCGCGGCCGCTCTGGCGGCGCAGGTCCTGGAAGCCGTGGAGCTTCAGGGCGAGGCCTTCGAGGAGGGTGAGGGGGAAGAAAAGCCATGCCTGGTGGCGGGTGAGCCAGCCGCGGAGACCCGTGCGGCTGGCGGCCTGCTCGCTGGTGAAGACGAGGACGTCGGCGGCGACGTCTGGGTCCTTGCCGATGTGATTGGGGTTGGCGTGATGGCGGTTGTGCTTGTCGTTCCACCACGCGTAGCTCATACCGAGCAGCAGGTTGCCGTGGACGAGGCCGATGCGGCGGTTCGTGACGCGGTTGCCGCTGATCTGGGCATGGCCCGCGTCGTGGCCGATGAACGCCGTGCGGGCGCACAGAACGGCGAGGACGGGAGCGAGAGCGAGTACCCACCACGAATCGCCGATGAGTGCCATGCCGGTGACGGTGGCGGCCAGACAGAGCACGTTGGTCGCTATGGTGCGCGCGTACCAGCCGGTGCGCCGGTCGAGTAGCTCCTGTTCCTTGACGTCGTGCAGCAGGGGCGTGAACTCGCTGCCCGTGTCCGGTGGGGACTGCCTCGCGGCGGTCTTCTCGGGGTGCGGCAGAGCGGTTTCGCCGGCCAAGGACATGGTTGTACTCCTGTGTTCGGTGGATGGTGTCGATGCGGCACGCGGCTCGTCGGCCCGGCCTGAAATGACGTACGGATCCCGGGTGTTGGCGGGCCATGGAGCCATCACCCGGCCGATCGGGGGCCTGCACGCTGAAGGGGGTGTGCGAGTGTCCGTGCGGTGGCCCCGGATCGCGGTGCCATGTCGGTCCGTGGTCGCGGTGATACAGCGGTGCGTAGTCGCGGTGACACGGCGGTCCGTATGGGCATTGCTCACGCCGCCAGCACGAAGTAGGCGAAGCCCGCCGCCAGCACGCCCGCCACCGCGCGGCGGGTCCTGCTCGTGCGGTCCCATGGGGTCTCAAAGGGCTGGGCGAACTTCGCGATCGCCACGAGCAGCCCCGCGAAGAGCGGCAGCCAGGCCATCCGCGCCAGGATCCATCCGGCCGAGTCCGGCGCGGTGGTCAGGCCGGGGATCTCGCCGACGTACGAGGCGGGGACCGCGGCGGCGAGCATCGCCGTCTGGTGCCAGCACAGGATCGTCATCGCCGACAGGTTGATCATCACCACCGGGGCCCACAGGGCGGGCCGCCGGAGCAGCCGGGCCAGCCGGTCGCGCAGCAGGATCGCCGCGCCGGACTGGGCGGCCGCGAGCGCCAGGACCAGCAGTGACGGCGGATGGGAGTTGGTACGGGACGTGCCGGGCACGCCCACCATCGACGCCGGGTAGTGGAAGGCGAGCAGCAGGGTGGCGAACAGGGCCGCGCCGCCCGCGAACAGCAGCCACGCCTCGCGGCGGCCCAGCCGCTTGTCCGCCCAGGACACGCCCAGTTGGTAGGCGAACATCCAGCCCGGGAGCAGGTTGAGCAGACTCACCCAGGACGGCATCGCGTCCGAGTACGGCCCGTAGCGGAGGAAGTCGACGACCGCGACCGAGCCGAGGAGCGGGGCCGCGGCCCGGAAGCCGAGGCGCTGCGAGGCGCGGACGCAGTACGGCGTGAGGGCTGTGATCACGGCGTAGACGCCGACGAACCACAGGGGCTGGACGACCAGTGTCGACGCGGTGTGCAGGGTGGCGGTCGGGACGCCGAGGCCGTAATGGAGGGTGGGAAGTAGCAGCGCCCACACGGCGGTGACGCCGAGGACCGGGCGGCCCAGGCGGGTGAGCCGGCCGGTGATCCACTCGCGGGCCGACCCCTTGCGGCGCCGGTAGGAGAGGTACGAGGAGTAGCCGCCGACCAGGAAGAAGATGCCCAGCATCTGGAGGATCCAGCTGGCCGGGGCCAGCACGCCGAACGTGGCCAGCGGGCTGGCGTTGCGCAGGCCGCCGCCGGTGTCGAGGGTGAAGCCACCGAGCAGCCAGTGGCCGGTCGGGACGGCCAGGAGCGCCAGCGCGCGCAAACCGTCGACAGCGCGGTCGCGGTGGGCGGGGGTCCGGTCGTCGATCTTGGCGGTGAGCTTCGCGAGCTTCGTGGAGGTCTTCATCACAGGTCTCCGCCGGCGATCGCCGCGAACGCGGTCAGGGTGGAGGTACCGGGAGTGAAGTACTCGTCGTGTGCCGGGACGTCGTCGGCGGGCAGGACGGTCGCACCGAAGTCGGGCGAGGTGGGGTCCGCGCCGTGACCCAGCCCCAGGACCTCGACGTTGGGGACGCGGTCGATCCAGTCGTCCGGGGACTTCGCCGCCCAGATGTGGGCATCGGTGCCCAGCGCGGTGACGTCGTCGGCGCGCATGCCGGGCGAGCCCATGACGACGATGTCGTTCGCGTCGGTGTCGTGTGCGGCGAGGCCGCAGGCCACCGAGCCGTAGCTGTGGCAGAAGAGGGAGGGGGCGGGGAGGCCGGCCGCGTCCAGACCCTCGGTGAAACGGGTGAGGCGCTCGGCACCGGTCTCGGCGAGCCGGCCCGTCGCCAGGTCGGGGCCGATGCCCGAGGGGGTGGTGTAGCCGGCCCAGGCGATGACGGCCGTGTCGTCACCCGCCTCCTCCTGGAGATCGGCGGCCCACTGTGCCGTACGGTCGAACGTCGAGATGCCGATGTCCGAGCCGGGGACGATCACCGAGACGTGGGTGGCGTTCTCCAGGTTGCCCGCGACCCGCACGATCAGGCCGCGGCCGCGCGGGTCGTATGCCAGGACCTGGTCGCCTGCGGGGGCGTTGGCCTCGTAACGGAGGCTTACGGGGACGCCGTCGAGGTTGCCCACCACGGTGGGGTGGTCCTCGACGAATCGCCGCTGCTGAGTGTCGGTCAGGTCGGCGAAGAAGACCGCCACTTCGGCCGGGGTGGCCGTGGTGGGGTCCGGTAGTTCCTTGCCCAGAGAGTCGTCCGCCAGCCAGGCGGCGGTGCCGGGGAGCGGACCACTCAGCGCGCTCTCGGTGCTCTCCGAGGCCCAGCCTGCCGTGCTGCCGACCAGCAGTGCGGTCAGTACGGCCGTGGTCAGGGCCTGCTTGAAGCGGCGCATCCGTGCGTCTCCCTCTGTCTCGTCCGTGGTGACGGGGAGGAAGGTAGGAAGACGGTTGGGCGTGGTGCGTCACGCTGGGGAGCCAAGTCGGGAGTGATACCCCGGTAGGGGGTGGCTCAGGTGCTGGCCCCCGGGCTGGGCGGGGGTTTCCCCGCAGGAGTGGAGGCGGGAGTGCCGGGACGAGCTTTTCCGCCGGCTAGGCCGGCCTGGTCGAGCGGGCGTACTCGGTGGGGGTCTGGCCGTAGCGCTTCTTGAAGGCCCGGATGAAGTGGCTGCTGTCGGCGAACTGCCAGTGGGCGGCGAGTTCCGAGACGCTCGGTCGGCCGGGTCCGGCGGTGAGAGCGAGGCGGGCTTGCTCCAGGCGCCGGTGGCGTATGTAGGTGGTCACCGACTCCCCCACCGCGGCGAACGCCCGCTGCAAGGTCCGTACAGAGACACGTAGTTCACGCGCCAGCATGGTCGGAGACAGCTCTGGATGGGCGAGATGACTGTCCGCAAGGTCCTTCGCGGCCTGCGCCAGCGAAGGAGCCAGTAAGGGTTCAGTGTCGTCCAACCGGCTCTGCGCCACCGCCTTGGCCAGTTCGATCAGGGTGCTGTGGGCGGCGTGCACACCGGCCGGACTCAGGTCGGCGATGGTCTCGTGGACCATGTTCGCGTGCGCCACCAGCAGCCGCACCTCGGGCGATTCGACCGGTCCGGTGATTGTGCGGTTCCCGAGCAACGGTCCGAGCATCGCAGTGGGCAGGAAGGCGATCTTCGCCGTGGTGTGCGGTGCTGTCTCGAAGGCCGACGGATGTCCGAAGTGCCGCAGGAGGAACTGCCCGGCGGACACGGTGTGCTCGTCACGCTCGCGCGGGCCGTCCAACGCCCAAGCGCCCTGCCGCACCACGTACATCCGCACCAGATCCTCATCTCCGCGTGGAGTGCCCGCGGTCCGGGTGGCCGAGGCACCGTGGAGATCGGCGATCGTCACGTCGCTCAGCCTGGCGGCGCGACCCTTGACCCGGAAGTCACCGATCGTGGCGGGGCTGAAGGCCGGCAGCCTGAAGCCACCGCCGAGTTGCGTCTCCCAGCCGCGCCGGAAGGCGTCGAGCCCTCGCGATGCGGCGCCCGGGACCGTGGAGTCCAGATGGAACGCCCCGTGCGACACATCGGCCCTAGCTCCAGTACTCATCGCCTTCCGATCCCTCTCGCATGCGTTGCTCCAACGACCGCCCGCGGCACGGATGTTCCGTCCGGATGCCGATGTTGTTCGAGTGCATGGCGTGTCGACCTTCCTGGACTTCGGTGGGAGGAGCAAAACCCCGGCGGTTTTGGGCGTGGCGCATACGAGGACGCCGGAACGCCCTTCCCGTGGCCTGCCCGTCATTCCCGGCAGGTCGGCAGCCGTCCACTTGCTCACGGGGGGCCTCTCGTCTCAGTCGGCGCCATGTCCGTTGCTGGGCAACCGAGTTGTCGCGGAACGCGGGGGCCCGTGCCGCACCGTTTCCGTGACAACCAGTGGACGACAGCCGGCAGCGCGGATGAAGGACCCGCTCAACCACTGAATGACAGTCAGTGGTTGAGGTGGCTCAACGGACTGCGCGTCGCCGGGCGACATGCTCGCGGTGCCCGGCGGGAGGCGCTGCAGCCGGAGGACGTGGGGCTGCGCTGCGGAACATGTCTGCGCGCCCGCGAGCTGCGAAAGGGAGAAGTGGCAGAACTGTGCGACCTGTCGGCCGACTACTTCGTCCGCCTGGAGCTCGGCAGCGGCCGCAGCCGTCCCAACAGACGGCGGCGGCCATCCCCCGCGGGCCGCGCCTCGCTCCGGACGAACGCGATCACTTGTTCCTGTTGTGCGGGCACTGCACACCGCAGCGGCTCGGCTACGGCTACGGCTACGGCTACGGCTACGCAGCGAGCCCGGTCGCGGACCCGCCCGTCTCGTGAGCCCACTACGACAAGCCGGCCCCGCTCTCGACTACCCCTTGCGGCGAGTCGCGATCAACGGCAGGTGCTTGATCCCCGCGATGAAATTCGAGTGCAGGTGTACCGGTTCACTCGCCGGCTCGAAGTGCTCGAACTGGGCGAAGAGTTCCTGGAAGAACTCCTCCAACGTGATCCTGACCAGGGCGTGGCCGAGGCAGAAGTGCGGACCGACGCCGAAGGCCAGGTGCCGCCGAGCGTTGCGGCGTATGTCGAAGGTGTACGGGTCCGGGAACACGCTCGCGTCCCGGTTCGCCGAGCCGATCCACGCGGCGACCGCCTCCCCCGCGCGGACCGTGACCTTGCCGAGTTGGACGTCGTGCGTGGCGTAGCGGATGAAGTGGCTGGTCGGTGAGGACCAGCGCAGCGCTTCCTCGATCCCGCTGTCCAGCAGCTCCGGATGCTCGGCCCAGGCGGCGTACGTGTCGGTGGCGGTCAACTCGGCCAGGGCCGCGTTCGGTACGTGCGGTGTCGTGGCGTCCGCGCCGAGCAGCAGGCTGTAGCAGTTCGAGACGATTTCGCCCGCGGTCAGCGGTCCTCCGCCGTCTTCGAACTCCATCGTGGACAGTACGTCGATCAGGTCGCCGGTGCCGCCGCCCTGGCGCTTCGCCACGGCGTCCTGCAAGCAGGCGAACAACTCCCGGTGCGCCCGGTGCAGTGTGGCCTGCGCGCCCTCAGGCCGGACGAACTCGGGATCGTCCGGCGCGACGGCCTGGGTGGCGAGGAACGTCAGGTGGGACCAGTCGTCGCGATCGAGGCCCATGAGTGTCCCGATCACCGCCATCGGCAACTGGTCGGTCAGCGCGCCGAAGTCGAACGGCTCACCGTCGACGATCTCGGCGAAGAGACGACGGACCTCGTCGCGGATCACACCGCGATGCCCCTCCACCGCACGGCCGTTGAGCGCACGCTGGATCGGTGCGCGCATGCGTGTGTGCCGTGGCGGATCGGTCGCGGGAAGTTGCTTCCCGCCGGCCGGATCCTTCCTCCCCAACAGGTTCAGCAGCGTGCCGTGTTCGGAGGTGAATGCGGTGTGGTCCCGCAACACCTTCGCCACATCGTCGTAGGCCGTGGCCGACCAGAATCCCAGGTCCGGACGTAACTGCTGCCAGTGCACGGGGTCGTGGGTGCGCATGGCGAGCCAGATCGCATGCGGGTCGCCCTCCGCGTGCACGACGGGATCGACCAGATCCACCTTCTCCAGGTCGATCGCTTCGTCTCCGGTCGGGTGTGTCAGTCGCATGCCCGGTCTCCCTCGTGGTCCTCGTCGGATGATTCGGCGGACGATCGGGGGTGCGCGGCGACCGTCTCGGCCAGTCCGGCCACCGTGGGGTTCTCGAAGAACAGGCGGGCCGCCGGTACGTCGACCGCCAGTTCGCCGCGGAGTCGGGCGAGGACGTCGGCGGCGATGAGCGAGTTGCCGCCGATGGCGAAGAGGTCGTCGTGGATGCCGACCTGTTCGACCGCCAGAGCATCGGCGAAGACAGCGGCCAGCTTCGTCTCGACCGGCGTCCTCGGTGACTCGTAGGCGGTGTCGACGGCGCGTGGCACGAGCTTCGGCGCCGGTAGCGCCGTACGGTCGGTCTTGCCCGCCCGGTTCAACGGGAACTCGGGGACCATCGTGATCGCGGCGGGGACCATGTACCGCGGCAACCGGTGGCGGAGCGCTCGGCGCAGTTCGGTGGCCAAGTCGGCCAGGTTCTCGTCCGGGAGTTCCGGGAGTTCCGCGACGACATAGGCGACGAGGACCTTCTCGCCCGGTGTGACGTCTTCCCGGGCGATCACGACGGCCTCCGACACACCGGGCTGGTCGGTCAGCGCGGCCACGATCTCGCCGGGCTCGATCCGGTGCCCGGCGATCTTCACCTGGTCGTCGACGCGGCCGCGGAACTCCATCACGCCGCTCCAGCCGCGACGGACCACATCCCCGACCCGGTACATCCGTTCGCCCGGCACGAACGGATCGGGCAGGAAGCGCCGCTCGGTCAACTCCGGACGGTGCAGGTAACCGCGCGCGAGCCCGGCTCCGCCGGTGTACAGCTCACCCCACTCCCCTTCGGGAACCGGCCGCAGGCCCTCGTCCAGGATGTACACGCGTGTACCGGCGATCGGCGTACCGATCGGAACTGTCCCGCTGACCTGGCGGGTGACCGTATGGGATGTCGTGAAGCAGGTGTTCTCCGTCGGGCCGTAACCATTGACCATCCGGACCTTCGGGTGGGCACGCCGTACGCGGTTGACGTGGGCCGGTGAGAGCACGTCGCCGCCTGCGACGAGTTGGCGAAGACCGCCGAGGCTGTCCACGTGGCGGTCCACCATGCGGTGGAACAGTCCGGCGGTTAGCCAGAGCGTCGTGATCCTCTCCCGCCGGAGGCACTCCGCCAGTTCGGGCAGCGACAACGGGCCGGGTGGATGGATGACCAGGCAGCCACCGTTCAGCAGGGCTCCCCAGATCTCGAACTCGGACGGGTCGAACGTCAGCGCGCACAGCTGGAGAAAGGTCTGGTCGGAGCCGAACTCGATCCACTCGGCGTGGTGCACGAGCCGGACCACGCCGCGGTGCGGCACGGCCACTGCCTTCGGATGACCGGTCGAACCCGAGGTGTAGCGCACGTAGGCCAGCCCGTCGGCCGACCCGCTGGGCGGAAGTGGCGCGGCACCAGGGACCTCGGGGCCGTCCACATCGAGCACGGTCACGCCGAGATGGGGCAGTTGCCCGAGAAGGGGCCGGTGGGTGAGCAGGACACGGGCGTCCGCGTGGTCGAGCATGAACCGCAGCCGCAGGGCGGGCTCGTCCGGATGCAGCGGGAGGTACGCGGCTCCTGCCTTCAGCACACCGAGCAGAGCGACGATCATCTGGAAGGAGCGCTCGACGCATACACCGACGATGTCCTCCGGCCCGACGCCGACGTCTCGCAGCCGGTGTGCCAGGTGTTCGGCCCGCAGATCCAACTGCCGATAGGTCATCTCCTCACCGCGGAAGCGCAGCGCCGTCGCCGTGGGTGCGGACCGCACGCGATCGGCGAACAGCTCGGTGATCGTGACGTCCTTCATCGGCATCCCCGCTTCATCGATGTCCCTGCCTCCACGGACGAAGTCGGCGCGGCCGGTCGGATGAGGTTGTCGCACAGCCGACTCAACCAACGACCGGACGAAGGGCACATACTCCGGTGGTGCGGATCCATACGCATGCGTACGCATGTCTCGGAGGAACGACCGTGCAGCCGCCAACTCATGCCGACCAGCGCATACTTGGTCGCCCTAACATGCCCCCCCGCATGCAACTGGACCTGAATCTCATGGCGGTGCTGGATGCCCTCCTGGAGGAGGGCAGTGCCACAGGGGCTGCAGTACGGCTACGACTGTCCGCTCCGGCCACGAGCCGCAGCCTCGGCCGGATCCGCCGGATCCGCCGACTCACCGGGCACCAGATCCTGGTCCGCACAGGCCGGATCATGACACCGACGCCTTACGCCCTGAAAATTCGTGACGAGGTGCACTACCTCGTCGAACAGTCGCGCGCGATCCTCGAACCGAAGCGCGCGCTGAATCTCGGCACCCTGCAGAGAGCTTTCACCGTCCGGGGAAACGACGCCCTCACAACGGCGATCGCTCCCCATCTCCTCGCAGCGATCCAACAAGCTGGACGTGGCCTGTCCGTGCGGCTGCTGGCGGAGACCGACATCGACACCAACGATTTGCGGCACGGCACGGTCGATCTGGAGATCAGCTCGACCATGCCGGTCCTGCCGGAGATCAACCATGAAACGCTCGGTGACGACCGGCTCGTGGTCGCGTTCCGCCCCGACCATCCCTGCGCAGGGACCCGATCGACGTTGCCCTGAATAGCCTCGGCTTGCGGCGCAGAGTTGTTGCATCCGCCCCCACCAGCACTGCGGCACTGCGGCACTGCGGCACTGCACATCTTCAGCCAGAGCGAGTTGCTCGTCGTGGTGTCCGAGCGGATGTGCCGGCCGACGCTTGCGGACTCCGCATCAGCACGCCACCGTTTGACCTCGCACCCGTGCCGGTGACCCTGGCCTGGCACCAGCGTTACGACAACGACCAGGCCCACGCGTGGCTCCGCGCTCAGGTACGCGACTCTTTCGCCGCCTTCCTCGGGCACCGGTTCACGACAGGCGTCGACGCGGCCGAAGCGGGGCCGGCCGACGTCTGAACAGCGGCGTGGCGTGACCCGGTGGCGCGCACCGGGGGTCAAATGCATACGGGTAAATCTCTCATTGACTATATTGCATTTGAAGCAAGCGACGGCTGCTCGTAGTGTCGAGACGTGTCTCCGGGCCATACCGCACTAAGGAGTAAAGAAGTTGTCCAGGAAATCCACGATAGTCGTCGGTGGCGGCCTTGTAGGGCTGACAGCAG contains:
- a CDS encoding response regulator; this encodes MTTRVIIVDDQAMVRAGFAALLAAQSDIDVVGEAPNGAQGVELSRSTHPDVVLMDVRMPEMDGLEAARRLLAPPPGVTHRPRVLMLTTFDVDDYVYEALRAGASGFLLKDAPPADLIAAVRVVASGDALLAPSVTRRLIADFARQRPAGRGKPALRLKALTERETEVLTLVARGQSNSEIAETLVLAEQTVKTHVSRVLTKLDLRDRAQAVVFAYESGLVAPGE
- a CDS encoding LysR family transcriptional regulator — translated: MQPPTHADQRILGRPNMPPRMQLDLNLMAVLDALLEEGSATGAAVRLRLSAPATSRSLGRIRRIRRLTGHQILVRTGRIMTPTPYALKIRDEVHYLVEQSRAILEPKRALNLGTLQRAFTVRGNDALTTAIAPHLLAAIQQAGRGLSVRLLAETDIDTNDLRHGTVDLEISSTMPVLPEINHETLGDDRLVVAFRPDHPCAGTRSTLP
- a CDS encoding sensor histidine kinase, which codes for MTSVEEEPPRALLAGASRRWVRLLPWAVAFVLSVALLPTTIQVLTADYGLNGGIASALAVAQAAPLLLAVVRPLQAWYVIFAADVAGALALLTVDFKEQLLWPFPPMEIVGYVGLCLALGLREPRRTLLLVWLATAAANVGLGFFAPNGASAMNVLLTILSGVVLVLGGALRERYDAQRRLAEQETISEAERDRRTLLEERARIARELHDVVAHHMSVITVQADTAAYRLERLPPDVQEEFTSIAATSRESLGEMRRLLGVLRNEEANGELAPQPGLTRIGQLVEATARAGVPVEFTPCDADVPEAVGLSAYRIVQEALANVVRHAPGAPTQVSLSESVSESESESGSEDSARLTVLVVNGPSPEPPAAPLEEGGTGHGLVGMRERVRLVGGTLDAGPLPGGGFRVAAQLPLTEKDFT
- a CDS encoding fatty acid desaturase family protein — protein: MSLAGETALPHPEKTAARQSPPDTGSEFTPLLHDVKEQELLDRRTGWYARTIATNVLCLAATVTGMALIGDSWWVLALAPVLAVLCARTAFIGHDAGHAQISGNRVTNRRIGLVHGNLLLGMSYAWWNDKHNRHHANPNHIGKDPDVAADVLVFTSEQAASRTGLRGWLTRHQAWLFFPLTLLEGLALKLHGFQDLRRQSGRERLVEGALLVAHIAGYVTLLLTTMPLAHALVFTALHQALFGLHLGMAFAPNHKGMDMPDPDGEKWGHLRRQVLTSRNIRGSVLTDWFLGGLNYQIEHHLFPSMPRPHLRLAQSMVKAHCRDLGIPYAETGLIDSYRQALRHMHEVGEPLRSDRSHSRVRRSR
- a CDS encoding acyltransferase family protein, translating into MKTSTKLAKLTAKIDDRTPAHRDRAVDGLRALALLAVPTGHWLLGGFTLDTGGGLRNASPLATFGVLAPASWILQMLGIFFLVGGYSSYLSYRRRKGSAREWITGRLTRLGRPVLGVTAVWALLLPTLHYGLGVPTATLHTASTLVVQPLWFVGVYAVITALTPYCVRASQRLGFRAAAPLLGSVAVVDFLRYGPYSDAMPSWVSLLNLLPGWMFAYQLGVSWADKRLGRREAWLLFAGGAALFATLLLAFHYPASMVGVPGTSRTNSHPPSLLVLALAAAQSGAAILLRDRLARLLRRPALWAPVVMINLSAMTILCWHQTAMLAAAVPASYVGEIPGLTTAPDSAGWILARMAWLPLFAGLLVAIAKFAQPFETPWDRTSRTRRAVAGVLAAGFAYFVLAA
- a CDS encoding alpha/beta hydrolase; amino-acid sequence: MRRFKQALTTAVLTALLVGSTAGWASESTESALSGPLPGTAAWLADDSLGKELPDPTTATPAEVAVFFADLTDTQQRRFVEDHPTVVGNLDGVPVSLRYEANAPAGDQVLAYDPRGRGLIVRVAGNLENATHVSVIVPGSDIGISTFDRTAQWAADLQEEAGDDTAVIAWAGYTTPSGIGPDLATGRLAETGAERLTRFTEGLDAAGLPAPSLFCHSYGSVACGLAAHDTDANDIVVMGSPGMRADDVTALGTDAHIWAAKSPDDWIDRVPNVEVLGLGHGADPTSPDFGATVLPADDVPAHDEYFTPGTSTLTAFAAIAGGDL
- a CDS encoding helix-turn-helix domain-containing protein, which encodes MSTGARADVSHGAFHLDSTVPGAASRGLDAFRRGWETQLGGGFRLPAFSPATIGDFRVKGRAARLSDVTIADLHGASATRTAGTPRGDEDLVRMYVVRQGAWALDGPRERDEHTVSAGQFLLRHFGHPSAFETAPHTTAKIAFLPTAMLGPLLGNRTITGPVESPEVRLLVAHANMVHETIADLSPAGVHAAHSTLIELAKAVAQSRLDDTEPLLAPSLAQAAKDLADSHLAHPELSPTMLARELRVSVRTLQRAFAAVGESVTTYIRHRRLEQARLALTAGPGRPSVSELAAHWQFADSSHFIRAFKKRYGQTPTEYARSTRPA
- a CDS encoding non-ribosomal peptide synthetase codes for the protein MPMKDVTITELFADRVRSAPTATALRFRGEEMTYRQLDLRAEHLAHRLRDVGVGPEDIVGVCVERSFQMIVALLGVLKAGAAYLPLHPDEPALRLRFMLDHADARVLLTHRPLLGQLPHLGVTVLDVDGPEVPGAAPLPPSGSADGLAYVRYTSGSTGHPKAVAVPHRGVVRLVHHAEWIEFGSDQTFLQLCALTFDPSEFEIWGALLNGGCLVIHPPGPLSLPELAECLRRERITTLWLTAGLFHRMVDRHVDSLGGLRQLVAGGDVLSPAHVNRVRRAHPKVRMVNGYGPTENTCFTTSHTVTRQVSGTVPIGTPIAGTRVYILDEGLRPVPEGEWGELYTGGAGLARGYLHRPELTERRFLPDPFVPGERMYRVGDVVRRGWSGVMEFRGRVDDQVKIAGHRIEPGEIVAALTDQPGVSEAVVIAREDVTPGEKVLVAYVVAELPELPDENLADLATELRRALRHRLPRYMVPAAITMVPEFPLNRAGKTDRTALPAPKLVPRAVDTAYESPRTPVETKLAAVFADALAVEQVGIHDDLFAIGGNSLIAADVLARLRGELAVDVPAARLFFENPTVAGLAETVAAHPRSSAESSDEDHEGDRACD
- a CDS encoding cytochrome P450; translated protein: MRLTHPTGDEAIDLEKVDLVDPVVHAEGDPHAIWLAMRTHDPVHWQQLRPDLGFWSATAYDDVAKVLRDHTAFTSEHGTLLNLLGRKDPAGGKQLPATDPPRHTRMRAPIQRALNGRAVEGHRGVIRDEVRRLFAEIVDGEPFDFGALTDQLPMAVIGTLMGLDRDDWSHLTFLATQAVAPDDPEFVRPEGAQATLHRAHRELFACLQDAVAKRQGGGTGDLIDVLSTMEFEDGGGPLTAGEIVSNCYSLLLGADATTPHVPNAALAELTATDTYAAWAEHPELLDSGIEEALRWSSPTSHFIRYATHDVQLGKVTVRAGEAVAAWIGSANRDASVFPDPYTFDIRRNARRHLAFGVGPHFCLGHALVRITLEEFFQELFAQFEHFEPASEPVHLHSNFIAGIKHLPLIATRRKG